GAGCAGGATCACCGGCTGTTTCTCTCGATCTAAAGCTTTCTGTAGCACTAAttcagcagacacactctgaTCTCCTCCGCCCTGAACATCCAGAGAAAAATGTTCATTCGGACTCAGCTTGTAGCTCTTTATTGAATTAACTCCAACATCAGCATCAAATGCTCTGTTTAAGGGAAACCTCTCGCCCGGAAAAGCCGATTCGCTGACATTCAAATTTGTTATTAATGTCCGAAATGCCGGTGCATTATCATTAATgtcaataacatttatttcaaatcgGTAGATATTCAGAGGTGAGCTAATCATGGCTTCTAAAGGCAGAGAACATTTCATATTCTGCTCGCAAATCTCTTCTCGATCAATTCTCTCTCTGACACGGAGAATTCCAGTTTTAGTATTAACGTCGAAATACCTCTTGTTCGGTCCCGGAACAAGATGAAACCCTCGAACTTCAAGGTCCTGAATGTTCAGATTAAAATCCTTCACCAAATTCCCAACTGTAGTGCCCGTGCTCGCTTCCTCCGACACTGAATACACCAGCTGTCCGCCCGCTATATTCCAAAGCCAACACAGAAAGCACGCAGAAACCCAAAGCCGAAATCTTCTTTGCCCTTTGGATGCCATTGCCTCTAAATCTCCCGAATatgcaaaaatcataaaaatccgACAGCATAGTATCTGAGGAAATGGTCCAGCGAAATCACGTACTGACAGCTTCCAGACACAATGGCGAATTCTGAACAAAGCCTCTCTGCTCCGGAAGCTACAAAATGAGGCGGGGCTTAGTTTAGTCAGGGAGAACTTTAGTGAAAAATGAAAGGCTAGTGACATCGTGTGGACAACTGCGAACTCCActgtttctaaattaaatacCTCGATACCTTTAAGCTTTCGGTTAGGGGAGCAcacaatgtaaattaatttgatcaTGCCTAGAATGGAGGAAGTGTCTACATCAAACTGGCTATAATAAGAATTGGGTATTGAACCCACACTTAACAAGCTAATAACGGGGAAAAGTACAGAACAGGTTCGAGgaatagtccacccaaaaaaaaaagtaaattctgAAATCATTTACTAGTCCTCAAGTAGCTCCAAATCGAACACAATGTCGAACACAAAGGAACATATTTTGAGTAACCATTGAGTTCCATAGTATATTTTtcttactatggaagtcagtggtgacccaaacaGCCTGgaacaaactttcttcaaaatatcttcctctgTGTTAGGcagaactaaataaaattttatatatttggagCTACTTaaagatgagtaaatgatgatagaattaCAATTTTTGGGTAAAGTATTCACTTAAGAAGGCCTGTATCGGACATATATTACTTATAGTGCAGGatttgttaaactttttttttttgcagacccCAAACACCTTTGCCTTAAATTATTTAAGCACCCCTGTTGTTTTGAGCAtgagtttcaatattttaaatggtaaatgcTCTGcatattggtttaaaaaaaaaaaaaataaagtttttaatagtttcaaaGCTCTTATCAAAATTAGTTTACATAACTACTGTTAATAGTGATATAAAATAGCATGAAAGTTTTATCACCATTATACAGTAACCAAAATAATCAGTTATTTATATCACCactgtattgttaaaatgtgCTGAAACTGATCAAGACAGTCATACAcgcataaataaaaacaaaataaatgttagtaaAAATGCTGTAAGTCACCAATTTGTATATCACATGTTCAAAtagttatgttaaaaaaaacaacaacttgcaTTTCAGGCTTTAAGTGGTTTGTATTGTTCAAGAAAATGACTCAAAAATGATACATCATAGAGGTTTCATCTACGTCATAAACAGTTACACATATAggctattttattgtattgctgACATTTTCAGAGGCAACATTAGTTTGTTTCCCAAAATGTTATGGGATGCAAAACCTGGGGCTTGTTTCAAAAAACAAGTTTTCAGAATAAGCCAGGTTTATTTTAGTTAGCCTGTCTTATTGTCAGTTCATTTGGTTCAAAATAAACCTGGCTGGTTTGGTAAACCTGTTTTATGAAACAGCCCCATGTTTGGTGTTGGtcagaacaaaaacaacagatatgctgaataaaagcttAAACCCACTGTTTGTCAGCAAGTGCTTGAGTAACAGCAAAAATAGAGATGTTTTCATGGTAACCTCTTTAAACAAAGCAGCGCTTCAGTCACACGAACACTACTTTGTTACGCATTTCaaccttatattttatcattcaacattttaattgtattaattaatagCTTTTCAACAACTCACAGCCCCACTGAAAGAGCAGTAGATAAGAACATATGCTtattcagcaccatggacagagTATGTCGGTGTAAAAGGAGATAAAACTGCAGTTTAAACTTTGTGCAACCAGAAAAGAATAATTTAGGGAGAAATAAAGTAAACACTGATTGTTATTTCCCCTCAAACCTGATATAAAAATCACCTGAATAAGCAATATAGAGCACGCAAATTAAAAGTAACACCAGCTCTAATTGAAGCATTTTCTTCAGGTGTAATATCAGTTTCTTACCTTCTCTTTATTAGGAAGTGTTTGTGTTCTGGTAAAAGTGTCTCCTCCATTAATACTGATCAGTTCTGCATCTCCAGGAGGAAATGACGCAGGGAAAACCACTACGTCACTCTTCAGCGTGTCCGAGCTAAAACACACGTCATACTGCTGAGTAGATTTGGAGTAAGACCAGCTCCCGTCAGGGTGAGTGGTGATCATCGGGGCGCTGTACCTGCCCAAACTACTGTCTGTCCTGTGACATTTTACAGCTATCAAACTGATGAGACTCAGGAAAAAGATGACGGACACGCACACGATGGCGATCagcaaatacagatttaaatccGAGAAACTCTCCTCCTTTATCGGCGCGTGTCTGAACGGAGTCTGGACGTCACCTGCGTTTTCAACAACCACAACATCAATAGACACAGTCGCTGACAGTGAGGGCTCTCCGTTATCACAAACCAAAATGAGCAGCGGGTGAGTTTTCAGGTCATTGTCACTCATTCTCCTCTTAGTCCTGATCTCCCGCTGCTGCTTCCGATTCGAACAGATTGTTTCCTTTGGGTTCAGAGATGTGGTAAGACAGCAGCGCGTTGTACCCAGAGTCTGCATCTACAGCCCTGATCTTGGCCACAAAGTAGCCCGCATCAGCAGAATAGGGAATGTTCTCGGTGTTCACGGAACCGGAGCTCGGAATAGGCGCCAGAATCCCGGGACTGTTGTCGTTCGTCCCAGGATAAAAACATTGACGCTCACGTTACTGCTGAGCGGAGGAACACCAGAGTCTGTGGCCTGAACTTTAAACCCGAACGTTTTGGTCTCTTCGTAGTTAAACGACTGTAAACTGTGTATATCTCCACTGTCAGAGTTTATGTTGATCATGGATGTCACCGGGCCGCTTTTCGAGCTTTCTAGTAAAGAATATGTTATCCGAGCATTATCTCCTTCGTCGGGATCAAAAGCAGATACTGTATGAATAACAGCTCCGATCTGACTGTTCTCTTTCACATAAACATTAATGACGGGCTCTGGAAAGCGCGGCTCGTTGTCATTCACATCAGAAACGTGTACAGTAATGACACTGGTGCTGGAGAGAGGAGGAGTCCCTTCATCAGTAGCTGTGATAGTCACCTTATACTCGGACGCGCGCTCTCTGTCTAGAGGACCGTTAAcaactaaagtataataattcTTGTACGAGTTCTGAACTTTAAAAGGAGCAGAGCCCTGAACATTTAAGGTTACCTGTCCGTTTTTACCAGTATCACTATCAGTGACAGTTATCATTCCTACCATCGTGTCAATCGGAGCGTCTTCTTTAACAGTGCTCACTAAAGACGTCACAGATATCTCTGGTATGTTGTCATTGACATCCACCACCTCCACCAATACTTTACAATGTGCCGCTTTTGGGTTATAACCTCTATCTTTTGCTTGTATTCTGAGTTCTATTGCATTCCTCTGTTCGtaatccacatttttttttacagtaatttctCCCGTTTCTGAGTTTATCGAAAATGCATCAACACTTTTGTCATTGTTGTGATTTActattgaataaattatttcacCGTTCACGCCCTCGTCTAAATCAATGGCTTGAACGGTTATTACGTGAGTACCATGTGCCGCATTTTCTGTTACTTTGGATTTATACAAAGACTTACTGAAAACAGGAATATTGTCATTAACATCAACAACGTTAACTATAATCTCCGTTGTACCTGATCTTGGAGGTTTTCCTCCGTCTACGGCGGTCAGTGTGAGCTGGATCACCGGCTGTTTCTCTCGATCTAAAGCTTTCTGCAGCACTAAttcagcagacacactctgaTCTCCTCCGCTCTGAACATCCAGAGAAAAATGCTCATTCGTACTCAGTTTGTAGGTCTTCACCGAATTACTGCCCACATCTGCGTCAAACGCGCTTTGCAATGGGAATCTTTCTCCTGAAATAGCCGATTCGCTGACATTCAAATTTGTTATTAATGTCCGAAATGCCGGTGCATTATCATTAATgtcaataacatttatttcaaatcgaTAGATATTCAAAGGTGAGCTAATCATGGCTTCTAAAGGCAGAGAACATTTCATATTCTGCTCGCAAATCTCTTCTCGATCAATTCTCTCTCTGACACGGAGAATTCCAGTTTTAGTATTAACGTCGAAATACCTCTTGTTCGGTCCCGGAACAAGATGAAACCCTCGAACTTCAAGGTCCTGAATATTCAGATTAAAATCCTTCACCAAATTCCCAACTGTAGTGCCCGTGCTCGCTTCCTCCGACACTGAATACACCAGCTGTCCGCCCGCTATATTCCAAAGCCAACACAGAAAGTACGCAGAAACCCAAAGCCGAAATCTTCTTTGCCCTTTGGATGCCATTGCCTCTAAATCTCCCGAATTTTCCAAAGTCATAAAAATCCGACAGCATAGTATCTGAGGAAATGGTCCAGCGAAATCACGTACTGACAGCTTCCAGACACAATGGCGAATTCTGAACAAAGCCTCTCTGCTCCGGAAACTACAAAATGAGGCGGGGCTTAGTTTAGTCAGGGAGAATTTAGTGAAAAATGAAAGGCTAGTGACATCGTGTGGACAACTGCGAACTCCActgtttctaaattaaatacCTCGATACCTTTAAGCTTTCGGTTATTATGAGCataaaattcatatatataagaCAGAGGTGCGTTTCCCAAAAATAACTAAGGTCGCAAATTCGGTCGTTACAGATAGAGTTAAATGGAACTAACGACCAGAGTTAGATAACGATATTTTTTGGGAAAAACACCCCAGATTGACAAGACCTAAAACGGACATATATTCCATCTTTTGAAGGGGttgtcaaactttttttttttttgcagccgAGCAACTTTGTCTTACAGTATTTAAAGAAGCCCCcgaaattttaattaaatatttcagtaactTAAAGGCACTTTTTACATGtctatttcaaaaacatgtttttcttttaacagaattacattttatatcagAATTCGTTTACATAgctattaacatttaaaacacaaaatagcatgaaaatgtaattattattattattattattaatattattattattatagtaatctAAATTATCAGAACGCTCAATATTATCACTGTATTGTTAGAATGGGCTGGAAATCTTCAAGAAGTACTTACTTAAACAGAAATTTAGTAAAAAACCTacagatttgtaaaaaaaaaaatacaaatatcgGTCTGTCCACTTGGAGCATATTGTTATCTGCTAAAATGTAACACGTGTTGAAATAAAGTTTCgaccaaaaaaaagatttataaaatgtgaaatctgACATTTCAGGCTttgcatcttttcttttttccaaggGATTGTTTCGGATTCGCAAACAAATCTACACACTCTGTTATtgtaaatgttgattttttttttagaatgtacATTAGTTTCTTTTCCATCTACTACTTAAGAGTTacgaagaaaaaaatatgtctaaaacagcacaaaaaaaaaagcagaacgaCTGAATAAACCCACGGTTTGACAGCAGGTAATAGCCGTCACCTTAACCACGTTAACAAAGCAGCGCTGCGATCATAGACTACTTTATTACACATTTCAActttattacaatatttcaaatatactgatgtatttaaacaaaaatcactatttttttattagtattgacaataatattaatcattaatagATTTTCATCAACTCACGAACCAAACCGAAAGAACAATAGATACGAACCCTTGCGtcttcagcaccatggacagagTATGACCGAAAAGAAACGAAGGAAGATGCAACTAAACCTTCGTGCAACCATAGTAGAATAATTTAAGAGGAACTAGGGTgacaatgatttttatttatcctCAAACCTGATAAAAATCGCCTGAATTGGCAATTTATAGCACGAAAAATACATAGAAAACACAACTCTAATTAAAGCGCTTTCGTGCAATATAAGCCTCTTACCTTCTCTTTATTAGGAAGTGTTTGCGTTCTGGTAAAAGTGTCTCCTCCGTTAATACTGATCAGTTCTGCATCTCCAGGAGGAAATGACGCAGGGAAAACCACTACGTCACTCTTCAGCGTGTCCGAGCTAAAACACACGTCATACTGCTGAGTAGATTTGGAGTAAGACCAGCTCCCGTCAGGGTGAGTGGTGATCATCGGGGCGCTGTACCTGCCCAAACTACTGTCTGTCCTGTGACATTTTACAGCTATCAAACTGATGAGACTCAGGAAAAAGATGACGGACACGCACACGATGGCGATCagcaaatacagatttaaatccGAGAAACTCTCCTCCTTTATCGGCGCGTGTCTGAACGGAGTCTGGACGTCACCTGCGTTTTCAACAACCACAACATCAATAGACACAGTCGCTGACAGTGAGGGCTCTCCGTTATCACAAACCAAAATGAGCAGCGGGTGAGTTTTCAGGTCATTGTCACTCATTCTCCTCTTAGTCCTGATCTCCCCGCTGCTGCTTCCGATTCGGAACAGATTGTTTCCTTTGGGTTCAGAGATGTGGTAAGACAGCAGCGCGTTGTACCCAGAGTCTGCATCTACAGCCCTGATCTTGGCCACAAAGTAGCCCGCATCAGCAGAATAGGGAATGTTCTCGGTGTTCACGGAACCGAGCTCGGAATAGGGCGCCAGAATCCCGGGACTGTTGTCGTTCTCGTCCAGGATAAAAACATTGACGCTCACGTTACTGCTGAGCGGAGGAACACCAGAGTCTGTGGCCTGAACTTTGAACCCGAACGTTTTGGTCTCTTCGTAGTTAAACGACTGTAAACTGTGTATATCTCCACTGTCAGAGTTTATGTTGATCATGGATGTCACCGGGCCGCTTTTCGAGCTTTCTAGTAAAGAATATGTTATCCGAGCATTATCTCCTTCGTCGGGATCAAAAGCAGATACTGTATGAATAACAGCTCCGATCTGACTGTTCTCTTTCACATAAACATTAATGACGGGCTCTGGAAAGCGCGGCTCGTTGTCATTCACATCAGAAACGTGTACAGTAATGACACTGGTGCTGGAGAGAGGAGGAGTCCCTTCATCAGTAGCTGTGATAGTCACCTTATACTCGGACGCGCGCTCTCTGTCTAGAGGACCGTTAAcaactaaagtataataattcTTGTACGAGTTCTGAACTTTAAAAGGAGCAGAGCCCTGAACATTTAAGGTTACCTGTCCGTTTTTACCAGTATCACTATCAGTGACAGTTATCATTCCTACCATCGTGTCAATCGGAGCGTCTTCTTTTACATCGTTAACCAAAGATGTTACGGATATTTTTGGAATATTATCGTTAATGTCAACAATTTCCAGTAACACTTTGCAAAGAGCAGCTCTAGGTTTATGCCCTTTATCTTTTGCCTGCACTCTGAGCTCCACAGCACTTTTTCTTTCGTAATCTACATCGCCTTTCACAGTAATCTCGCCGGTTTcaggatttattaaaaacaaatcgaCAATTTTATCATTATCGTGGTTCACTAAACTATAAACAATCTCACCGTTCACACCCTCATCTGGGTCGCTGGCCTGAACTGTGACAACGGAAGTACCGGGTGCCGAGTTTTCCTTTACGCGAGCTTTATACAGCGATTTACTGAAAACAGGAACATTGTCGTTGACATCTTCGACGTTTACGATTATCTGCATTGTTCCCGATCTCGGAGGTTTTCCTCCGTCTACGGCGGTCAGTGTGAGCTGAACTAAAGGCTGTTTTTCTCGATCTAAAGCTTTCTGCAGCACTAAttcagcagacacactctgaTCTCCTCCGCCCTGAACATCCAGAGAAAAATGTTCATTCGGACTCAGCTTGTAGCTCTTTACAGAATTACTGCCCACATCTGCGTCAAACGCGCTCGGCAGAGCGAACTGCTCCCCTGGAAAAGCTAATTCTGAAACATTCAGTGTTGTCTTTGATGTACGAAACAATGGTGGATTATCGTTAATGTCTTGCACGTTTATCTCAAATCTATATACATTCAAAGGCGAGTTAACAATTGCTTCTAGAGGTAAAGAACACTTCACATTCTGTTCACATAGCTCCTCTCGGTCTATTCTCTCCTTAACTTGAAGAACACCCGTCTTTAAATTCAAATCGAAATACCTTCGGCTGGATTCCGACACGATTTGAAATCCACGTCTTTCAATGTCCTGTAAATTCAGGTTAAAATCCTTAGCTAAATTTCCAACTGCCGTGCCTGGATTCGCCTCCTCCGTTACGGAATATACAACCTGCCCGTCTGTAAAAATCCCAAAGCGaagaaaagcacagaaaaatATCCACGCGTTCAAAACGCGTTGCTCTGTCAAAGGCATTTTAGCAGACCATCGCCGGAATTCTCTCGCATGTATGACTGCGAAACGTTTTCTGCTTAATCCACGAGCGGACTGTGGCCGAGGACAATGGCGAACCACTAACAAAGCCCTTATCCGGGAAAACGGAACAAGAAAGATAGGAGGAGCCTCATCTTGTAACGAATCGTCAAACCACGGGCGCATACTGACATCTCGCGGTTCAAACTGAGCATCATAGCAGAAGAGCGAAACATTATTATCAACcaatcaaatatatatagttccaaacaaaatgtttaacattttagtgAAATAATTACTCCATCAGCTACATTTATCCCCTCGTACAAAAAGCCTGTCATattatcatatatcatatcatattataattaCAAGTATTGTATAACAACATGAAATCTTCAGTTCTAAGATAAAAACGCATTACACAGTTAATAACAGTTAACTTTGAATGCAAAGTGTTCAGCAACAAGAAGAGCTCCAGTTGTACCAACAATAAACTCTACAGAAATATCCACCGTGTCTATCGTGTTTAATGTGCACTTCACACTAAAACTACTATGTATTGTAactacaaacaaacagagataATGGCAATTagatatttagtttaaaatcgTGAGACTCaaatccaaataaaacaaaaaatgctatttattatcTTACCTTCTCTTTATTAGGAAGTGTTTGTGTTCTGGTAAAAGTGTCTCCTCCATTAATACTGATCAGTTCTGCATCTCCAGGAGGAAAAGACGCAGGGAAAACCACTACGTCACTCTTCAGCGTGTCCGAGCTAAAACACACGTCATACTGCTGAGTAGATTTGGAGTAAGACCAGCTCCCGTCAGGGTGAGTGGTGATCATCGGGGCGCTGTACCTGCCCAAACTACTGTCTGTCCTGTGACATTTTACAGCTATCAAACTGATGAGACTCAGGAAAAAGATGACGGACACGCACACGATGGCGATCagcaaatacagatttaaatccGAGAAACTCTCCTCCTTTATCGGCGCGTGTCTGAACGGAGTCTGGACGTCACCTGCGTTTTCAACAACCACAACATCAATAGACACAGTCGCTGACAGTGAGGGCTCTCCGTTATCACAAACCAAAATGAGCAGCGGGTGAGTTTTCAGGTCATTGTCACTCATTCTCCTCTTAGTCCTGATCTCCCGCTGCTGCTTCCGATTCGGAACAGATTGTTTCCTTTGGGTTCAGAGATGTGGTAAGACAGCAGCGCGTTGTACCCAGAGTCTGCATCTACAGCCCTGATCTTGGCCACAAAGTAGCCCGCATCAGCAGAATAGGGAATGTTCTCGGTGTTCACGGAACCGAGCTCGGAATAGGGCGCCAGAATCCCGGGACTGTTGTCGTTCTCGTCCAGGATAAAAACATTGACGCTCACGTTACTGCTGAGCGGAGGAACACCAGAGTCTGTGGCCTGAACTTTGAACCCGAACGTTTTGGTCTCTTCGTAGTTAAACGACTGTAAACTGTGTATATCTCCACTGTCAGAGTTTATGTTGATCATGGATGTCACCGGGCCGCTTTTCGAGCTTTCTAGTAAAGAATATGTTATCCGAGCATTATCTCCTTCGTCGGGATCAAAAGCAGATACTGTATGAATAACAGCTCCGATCTGACTGTTCTCTTTCACATAAACATTAATGACGGGCTCTGGAAAGCGCGGCTCGTTGTCATTCACATCAGAAACGTGTACAGTAATGACACTGGTGCTGGAGAGAGGAGGAGTCCCTTCATCAGTAGCTGTGATAGTCACCTTATACTCGGACGCGCGCTCTCTGTCTAGAGGACCGTCTACAACCagagaatatttatttttgtaagtgTTCTGTATCACAAACGGAAGGGAATCTACTATTTTCAACTTTACAGATCCATTTTCGCCAGAATCATCATCTTTCACTGTAATCAGGCCGACCATTGTCCCTTTTGTTGAATCCTCCTTCACAATATTAACAAGAGACGTAACAGATATTTCAGGAATGTTGTCGTTAATGTCCGTTATTTCGACCAATACTTTACA
The genomic region above belongs to Puntigrus tetrazona isolate hp1 chromosome 14, ASM1883169v1, whole genome shotgun sequence and contains:
- the LOC122358141 gene encoding protocadherin alpha-8-like, coding for MPLTEQRVLNAWIFFCAFLRFGIFTDGQVVYSVTEEANPGTAVGNLAKDFNLNLQDIERRGFQIVSESSRRYFDLNLKTGVLQVKERIDREELCEQNVKCSLPLEAIVNSPLNVYRFEINVQDINDNPPLFRTSKTTLNVSELAFPGEQFALPSAFDADVGSNSVKSYKLSPNEHFSLDVQGGGDQSVSAELVLQKALDREKQPLVQLTLTAVDGGKPPRSGTMQIIVNVEDVNDNVPVFSKSLYKARVKENSAPGTSVVTVQASDPDEGVNGEIVYSLVNHDNDKIVDLFLINPETGEITVKGDVDYERKSAVELRVQAKDKGHKPRAALCKVLLEIVDINDNIPKISVTSLVNDVKEDAPIDTMVGMITVTDSDTGKNGQVTLNVQGSAPFKVQNSYKNYYTLVVNGPLDRERASEYKVTITATDEGTPPLSSTSVITVHVSDVNDNEPRFPEPVINVYVKENSQIGAVIHTVSAFDPDEGDNARITYSLLESSKSGPVTSMININSDSGDIHSLQSFNYEETKTFGFKVQATDSGVPPLSSNVSVNVFILDENDNSPGILAPYSELGSVNTENIPYSADAGYFVAKIRAVDADSGYNALLSYHISEPKGNNLFRIGSSSGEIRTKRRMSDNDLKTHPLLILVCDNGEPSLSATVSIDVVVVENAGDVQTPFRHAPIKEESFSDLNLYLLIAIVCVSVIFFLSLISLIAVKCHRTDSSLGRYSAPMITTHPDGSWSYSKSTQQYDVCFSSDTLKSDVVVFPASFPPGDAELISINGGDTFTRTQTLPNKEKVRGLYCTKAL